The following coding sequences lie in one Gadus macrocephalus chromosome 1, ASM3116895v1 genomic window:
- the LOC132464874 gene encoding uncharacterized protein LOC132464874, producing the protein MKFRYECHNMRGLFTSFPCNVNVLMCICSASMYKLLPGDSCNVTSKYMFSDSVSPQVAPDAMYLTDDGNGAIFPLPSGEFPIGSMMTMGHFEVQGQPTPAASPTPGPAPFSFSSPSASPTPVPFSFSGGPRTFPPRASGHFGKTFQRSINVGEVAGNRILTKKTLVVRFSEAEANVEAILLKAREALGQVEETFVLTDSQGNEIQDSDGTRTSQFWRQNSRKVFVLLEGEFEDLQQQRRAKVSRREDNTLLDRAEEVKVAAESLENVANAIKKLSEVATAHLQRPSFQPAKDAMSCLVCKGMEKR; encoded by the exons ATGAAATTCCGGTATGAATGTCACAACATGAGGGGACTTTTCACATCTTTCCCATGCAATGTCAACGTCTTAATGTGCATATGTTCAGCATCAATGTACAAATTACTTCCGGGTGATTCCTGCAACGTCACTTCTAAATACATGTTCTCTGATTCTGTCTCTCCCCAGGTCGCTCCAGATGCCATGTACCTGACAGATGATGGCAATGGGGCCATTTTCCCCCTGCCCTCTGGGGAATTCCCCATTGGGTCCATGATGACCATGGGCCACTTTGAGGTGCAGGGGCAGCCAACCCCAGCTGCATCTCCAACGCCAGGTCCAgcccccttctctttctcctctccctccgcctCACCTACACCTGTCCCCTTTTCCTTCTCCGGTGGGCCAAGGACCTTCCCCCCGAGGGCTTCAGGGCACTTTGGGAAAACCTTTCAAAG GTCCATCAATGTGGGGGAGGTAGCGGGCAACCGCATTTTGACCAAAAAAACGTTGGTGGTCCGCTTCTCAGAGGCAGAGGCGAATGTGGAGGCCATCCTTCTAAAGGCGAGGGAGGCCCTGGGCCAGGTGGAGGAGACCTTTGTCCTGACCGACAGTCAGGGCAATGAAATACAGGACTCCGATGGCACAAGAA CATCGCAGTTCTGGAGGCAGAACAGCCGAAAGGTTTTCGTGCTGCTGGAGGGGGAATTTGAGGACCTCCAGCAGCAAAGACGGGCCAAAGTGAG TCGCAGGGAAGACAACACCCTGCTGGACCGGgcagaggaggtgaaggtggcTGCCGAGTCCCTGGAGAATGTGGCTAACGCCATTAAGAAGCTGTCAGAGGTGGCTACTGCCCACCTGCAAAGACCAAGCTTCCAGCCCGCCAAGGATGCTATGTCCTGCCTGGTTTGCAAAGGTATGGAAAAACGTTGA